In one Pseudomonas sp. SG20056 genomic region, the following are encoded:
- the ntrC gene encoding nitrogen regulation protein NR(I) — translation MSRSETVWIVDDDRSIRWVLEKALQQEGMTTQSFDSADGVLSRLSRQQPDVIISDIRMPGASGLDLLARIRELYPRLPVIIMTAHSDLDSAVASYQGGAFEYLPKPFDVDEAVSLVKRANMHAQEQQSLAVPVEQPRTPEIIGEAPAMQEVFRAIGRLSHSNITVLINGESGTGKELVAHALHRHSPRAASPFIALNMAAIPKDLMESELFGHEKGAFTGAANQRRGRFEQADGGTLFLDEIGDMPADTQTRLLRVLADGEFYRVGGHTPVKVDVRIIAATHQNLESLVQAGKFREDLFHRLNVIRIHIPRLSDRREDIPTLARHFLSRAALELAVEPKLLKSETEDYLQQLPWPGNVRQLENTCRWITVMASGREVHVDDLPPELLSQPQESAPVSNWEQALRQWADQALGRGQSSLLDTAVPAFERIMIETALKHTAGRRRDAAMLLGWGRNTLTRKIKELGMNIESADDEDSDD, via the coding sequence ATGAGTCGCAGTGAAACCGTCTGGATTGTCGATGACGACCGCTCCATCCGCTGGGTCCTGGAAAAAGCCCTGCAACAGGAAGGCATGACCACCCAGAGCTTCGACAGCGCCGATGGCGTGCTCAGCCGCCTGAGCCGTCAGCAACCCGATGTGATCATTTCCGATATTCGTATGCCGGGTGCCAGCGGTCTGGATTTGCTGGCGCGCATCCGCGAGCTGTACCCGCGCCTGCCGGTGATCATCATGACCGCTCATTCCGACCTGGACAGCGCCGTTGCGTCCTACCAGGGCGGCGCGTTCGAGTACCTGCCCAAGCCATTCGATGTCGACGAAGCGGTGTCGCTGGTCAAGCGCGCCAATATGCATGCGCAGGAGCAGCAGAGTCTGGCCGTGCCGGTCGAGCAGCCACGTACGCCGGAGATCATTGGCGAAGCGCCGGCCATGCAGGAGGTGTTCCGCGCCATCGGCCGTCTCTCGCACTCCAATATCACCGTACTGATCAACGGCGAATCCGGCACCGGCAAGGAGCTGGTCGCCCACGCCCTGCACCGTCACAGCCCGCGGGCTGCCTCACCGTTTATCGCGCTGAATATGGCGGCGATTCCCAAGGACCTGATGGAGTCCGAGCTGTTCGGCCACGAAAAAGGCGCCTTTACCGGTGCGGCCAACCAGCGCCGTGGCCGTTTCGAGCAGGCCGACGGCGGCACGCTGTTTCTCGATGAAATCGGCGATATGCCGGCCGACACCCAGACCCGTCTGCTGCGCGTGCTGGCCGACGGTGAGTTTTACCGGGTTGGTGGCCACACCCCGGTCAAAGTGGACGTGCGCATCATCGCCGCCACCCACCAGAACCTGGAAAGCCTGGTACAGGCCGGCAAGTTCCGCGAAGACCTGTTCCACCGCCTCAACGTGATCCGCATCCATATTCCACGCCTGTCGGATCGCCGCGAAGACATCCCCACGTTAGCTCGGCACTTCCTGAGCCGCGCCGCCCTGGAGCTGGCGGTCGAGCCCAAGCTGCTGAAAAGCGAAACCGAAGACTACCTGCAGCAGCTGCCGTGGCCGGGCAACGTGCGCCAGCTGGAGAATACCTGCCGTTGGATCACCGTGATGGCTTCGGGCCGTGAGGTGCATGTCGACGACCTGCCGCCGGAACTGCTCAGCCAGCCGCAGGAAAGCGCGCCGGTCAGCAACTGGGAACAGGCGCTGCGCCAGTGGGCCGACCAGGCTCTGGGTCGCGGCCAGTCCAGCCTGCTGGATACCGCTGTGCCGGCCTTCGAGCGGATCATGATCGAAACCGCCCTCAAGCACACCGCCGGCCGCCGCCGCGACGCCGCCATGCTGCTGGGCTGGGGCCGCAACACCCTGACGCGCAAGATCAAGGAACTGGGCATGAACATCGAAAGCGCCGATGACGAGGACAGCGACGACTGA
- the glnL gene encoding nitrogen regulation protein NR(II), whose protein sequence is MIINDALHRLLLDNLTTATLLLNDDLRLEYMNPAAEMLLAVSGQRSHGQFISELFTESSEALSALRQAVQQAHPFNKREAVVTSVSGQTLTVDYAVTPVLSKGETLLLLEVHPRDRLLRITKEEAQLSKQETTKMLVRGLAHEIKNPLGGIRGAAQLLARELPEESLKDYTNVIIEEADRLRNLVDRMLGSNKLPSLALTNVHEVLERVGSLVEAESQGSIILVRDYDPSIPDVLIDREQMIQAVLNIVRNAMQALSGQNDLRLGRITLRTRALRQFTIGHCRHRLVTKIEIIDNGPGIPPELQETIFYPMVSGRADGTGLGLAITQNIISQHQGLIECESHPGHTVFSIFLPLEQGVTSS, encoded by the coding sequence ATGATCATCAACGACGCACTGCACCGCCTGCTGCTGGACAACCTGACCACTGCCACGCTGCTGCTCAACGACGACCTGCGTCTTGAGTACATGAACCCGGCAGCGGAGATGCTCCTGGCCGTCAGTGGCCAACGCAGTCACGGGCAATTCATCAGCGAGCTGTTTACCGAATCCAGTGAAGCGCTGAGCGCCTTGCGCCAGGCCGTCCAACAGGCCCACCCGTTCAACAAGCGCGAAGCGGTGGTAACGTCGGTCAGCGGCCAGACCCTGACTGTCGACTATGCGGTGACACCGGTGCTCAGCAAGGGCGAAACCCTGCTGCTGCTGGAAGTGCATCCGCGTGACCGCCTGCTGCGTATCACCAAGGAAGAGGCGCAGCTGTCCAAACAGGAAACCACCAAAATGCTGGTGCGCGGCCTGGCTCACGAGATCAAGAACCCACTCGGCGGCATCCGCGGCGCCGCGCAGCTGCTCGCCCGCGAGCTGCCCGAGGAAAGCCTCAAGGATTACACCAACGTGATCATTGAGGAGGCCGACCGCCTGCGTAACCTGGTCGACCGTATGCTCGGTTCGAACAAGCTGCCATCCCTGGCGCTGACCAACGTGCATGAAGTGCTCGAACGCGTCGGCAGTCTGGTGGAAGCGGAAAGCCAGGGCAGCATCATTTTGGTGCGCGATTACGACCCAAGCATTCCGGATGTGCTGATCGACCGCGAACAGATGATCCAGGCGGTGCTGAATATCGTGCGCAACGCCATGCAGGCGCTGTCCGGGCAGAACGATCTGCGCCTGGGCCGCATCACCCTGCGTACCCGCGCCCTGCGCCAATTCACCATTGGCCATTGCCGTCATCGCCTGGTGACCAAGATCGAAATCATCGACAACGGCCCCGGCATTCCACCCGAGCTGCAGGAAACCATCTTCTACCCCATGGTCAGCGGGCGTGCCGACGGCACCGGCCTGGGCCTGGCCATTACCCAGAACATCATCAGTCAGCACCAAGGCTTGATCGAGTGCGAGAGCCATCCTGGCCACACCGTGTTCTCGATCTTCCTGCCGCTGGAACAAGGAGTAACTTCGTCATGA
- a CDS encoding prepilin-type N-terminal cleavage/methylation domain-containing protein, whose product MRGFTLVELLMVIVIIGILAAVVGPRFFDRQVFDERLYYEEVLAAVRYGQKLAVASGCLTQVSLGAAGYSVRQAASCSSGAYSLDVPGPDGQRPFANSQVPSGVNLNPSNFPVVFDSLGRPVAGGASVAIGSFSLVVSAETGMVQ is encoded by the coding sequence ATGCGCGGCTTTACCCTGGTCGAGCTGCTGATGGTCATCGTGATCATCGGTATCCTCGCGGCTGTGGTGGGACCGCGCTTTTTTGATCGGCAGGTGTTCGATGAGCGCCTGTATTACGAGGAAGTGCTAGCCGCCGTTCGCTACGGGCAGAAGCTGGCAGTGGCTAGCGGCTGTCTGACTCAGGTCAGCCTGGGTGCTGCGGGCTACAGCGTGCGGCAGGCTGCAAGCTGCAGCAGTGGTGCCTATAGCCTGGATGTGCCAGGGCCGGATGGGCAAAGACCTTTTGCCAACAGCCAGGTACCCAGCGGCGTGAACTTGAATCCGAGTAATTTTCCTGTGGTTTTCGATTCCCTCGGTCGGCCTGTGGCAGGAGGTGCCAGCGTGGCTATCGGGTCGTTCAGCCTGGTGGTGAGCGCGGAAACCGGGATGGTGCAATGA
- a CDS encoding type II secretion system protein yields MHRSGGFTLVELVMVIALAGVVAVMISTVLSNPLSSFVDQSRRAELVDQAAGALNRMSRDVRLAVPNSLRVSADGQAMELLLIHSAARYRPNRIGVEALRFSSEAAGSCASTTEGGLCNSVQVLDADLDPSGARWLVLYNTGAESGGNPVPGSNVWAAANPGVITPTGVTFGLVASPPAGERHISLGSLPAGGFNFAFASPQRRLYLAETVVGYRCQGGQLLRYSYNQLLSSIPNVPPAGANPQPVAARVDCAASRFEYQTGSTQRAGLLTLSLSISQDGENLQLLQQVHVDNAP; encoded by the coding sequence TTGCATCGCAGCGGCGGTTTTACCCTGGTCGAACTGGTTATGGTTATCGCCCTGGCCGGCGTGGTGGCGGTGATGATCAGCACGGTGCTGTCCAACCCGCTCAGTAGTTTTGTCGACCAGAGTCGCCGCGCCGAGTTGGTCGACCAGGCTGCGGGAGCACTCAATCGCATGAGTCGGGATGTGCGCCTGGCTGTGCCCAACTCGTTACGCGTCAGCGCCGATGGCCAAGCCATGGAGCTGCTTTTAATCCATAGCGCAGCACGCTATCGGCCCAACCGCATCGGTGTAGAGGCCTTGCGCTTTAGCAGCGAAGCAGCCGGGAGCTGCGCCAGTACCACCGAGGGCGGGCTGTGCAATAGCGTGCAGGTACTGGATGCCGATCTTGACCCGAGTGGTGCGCGCTGGCTGGTTTTGTACAACACGGGGGCCGAATCGGGGGGTAATCCGGTTCCGGGCAGCAATGTGTGGGCGGCTGCTAATCCGGGAGTTATTACGCCTACCGGGGTGACCTTCGGTTTGGTGGCTTCGCCACCTGCCGGGGAGCGGCATATCAGCCTGGGTAGTCTGCCGGCTGGCGGCTTCAACTTTGCCTTTGCCTCACCTCAGCGGCGCCTGTATCTGGCCGAAACGGTGGTGGGTTACCGCTGCCAGGGTGGGCAGCTGCTGCGTTACAGCTATAACCAGTTACTTTCAAGCATCCCCAACGTGCCGCCCGCTGGCGCCAACCCGCAGCCGGTTGCTGCCCGAGTCGATTGCGCGGCCAGCCGTTTTGAGTACCAGACCGGCAGCACCCAACGCGCCGGGCTGCTGACCCTGAGTCTGAGCATCAGTCAGGACGGGGAAAACCTTCAACTGCTACAACAGGTGCATGTCGATAATGCGCCCTGA
- a CDS encoding DUF6701 domain-containing protein: protein MLLRILTLLVLLPLPALAATYTFNTSGGTVVSGSPSICSGAWSRSGTTFTCNGTLTTAANDVLTVSTATNIEVVAQAVSLTATTAGAGDRAINLRASSNQFSAANSVVNGTVTANTGSISLSGGRVSGLVLSGCCTVTTNGTDLLGGARSNSSGISITGGTIQGDFFAANNSATFTGVDMLSGTVSGASTVTFTNSTVGRPSVYVTVNSVSGAITLNNTTAYGSFTAPGYSTVNVNNASSVTGSCLPNSTPGNACQAGPLLSWSLDELNWSGAAGEVLDASGNDLPGTVFNGAVTGNTTPALPTVNAQGTCRYGSFNTASSQYVQRAHSGLLTLQDTFSIGIWVRPRTLPASGLMSILSKDENYEFHLNPNGTVNWWWQTTGPSATREFNSTTALTPGQWSHVLIRHAPGDQRIYINGNLAGQASFTGTPLANTDPLQLGADQSTAGRYFNGELDELRIYNSALSSAAISALVAERHPCELALQCFSDDFGRAGLGDDWAVASRGSTAFTPVINGGRMRLTSNQGNVATSSTLQRLFPAAGNFIQVQFRHYAYNGSGADGVAVVLSDATITPQPGAFGGPLGYGTKGTAATTGFAGGWLGVGVDEYGNFSTEGGPGGPGRRLDSVAVRGSGSGTTGYRYIAGTPANLSPGIDSAGSTTPAPGHLYRITVDGRFTGAARLTVERDSGAGFVVLPNLDSINVLTAAGQASLPEDLYLSLTGSTGGSTNIHELDDLQVCAINIKPIAEQVDHFDFTYTSPGLTCSPQQVIVRACLNSDCSQLYSDPVSLTLAPTTGWTAQAPASLSNGNLLSFSGGSAVLQLRGNTVGARTLGVTASQPTAKPNSQTTCSTANCQIIFADSGFLFDVPNLLANKESADIQLRAVRKDNSTQLCVPAFEAGTRRVQFWSGYSDPVTGTRPVQVNGTDVAGSTPGTGLDLTFGPGAQATVRVRYTDAGMMTLNARYAPTTGEEAGLVMTGVDQFVSKPYGLLLQTDGVCSSADISCPVFPGGVRAGDPFQLRIAAVGWQSDGEPLTAEALVDNLVTPNFRLGNIALSSAVVAPSGADNGSVSPPAYSHVLGPRTDVGAAVSEVGVFRLSAAPQASYFGEAVSGGSSELTGRFIPAYLQAVGTASLTPSCGSFSYQGQPMSFAPNREPVLTISGRNRQGGVTRNYDREVFWRLNPPTSGVYSSTLGNALDTRLQVLDSESVSVSVAGADNGDGLREYRYSGERLSYVPAIAPEAIDLPFMARLNQRFSAASLSDADGACHGGGTGCTDFAYDFTDEPGSEVRLGRLHIGNAHGSELQALSLPVNVQSWQNTAAGNAFMSEGLDNCSAAQLGAATLTDHSGNLAVGDTTASLSGPLAGVGVLNLTAPGAGNDGSVRASFLPALPPTWLYYDWQGNGREMARGLATFGIYQGSPPLIFRRELYR from the coding sequence ATGTTGCTCAGAATCCTGACGCTACTGGTGCTGCTTCCGCTGCCTGCGCTGGCTGCGACCTATACCTTCAATACCAGTGGAGGCACAGTTGTCAGCGGCTCACCGTCCATATGCTCCGGTGCCTGGAGCCGTTCGGGCACAACCTTTACCTGCAATGGCACCCTGACAACGGCGGCCAATGATGTGCTGACAGTGTCTACGGCCACGAACATTGAGGTGGTGGCTCAGGCTGTCAGCCTGACGGCAACCACGGCTGGCGCAGGTGACCGTGCAATCAACCTGCGCGCCAGTTCCAATCAGTTCTCGGCCGCTAATTCGGTGGTCAATGGCACAGTCACTGCCAATACGGGCAGTATTTCCTTGAGTGGCGGTCGTGTCAGCGGTCTGGTGCTCAGTGGCTGCTGCACGGTTACCACTAATGGCACGGACCTGCTCGGTGGTGCGCGATCCAATTCATCGGGTATCAGCATCACTGGCGGCACCATCCAGGGCGATTTTTTCGCAGCCAACAACTCGGCAACCTTCACCGGTGTGGACATGCTTTCCGGTACGGTGAGTGGCGCCAGCACGGTGACCTTTACCAACAGCACCGTGGGGCGTCCCAGCGTATATGTGACAGTCAATTCCGTCAGTGGCGCCATTACCCTCAATAACACCACTGCTTATGGCAGTTTTACGGCGCCTGGTTATTCGACCGTAAACGTCAATAATGCAAGTTCTGTCACGGGCAGTTGTTTACCCAACTCAACACCTGGTAATGCATGCCAGGCTGGGCCATTGCTCAGTTGGTCGCTGGATGAACTGAACTGGTCGGGTGCCGCAGGGGAGGTGTTGGATGCTTCCGGCAATGATCTGCCCGGCACAGTATTCAATGGTGCTGTCACCGGCAATACCACGCCGGCCCTGCCGACCGTGAATGCCCAGGGCACCTGCCGCTACGGCAGTTTCAACACCGCTTCCAGCCAGTATGTGCAACGTGCGCACAGTGGGCTGCTGACGCTGCAGGACACCTTCAGCATCGGTATTTGGGTCCGGCCGCGAACCCTGCCAGCTTCGGGATTGATGAGCATTCTGTCCAAGGATGAAAACTATGAGTTTCACCTAAACCCGAATGGCACCGTCAACTGGTGGTGGCAGACCACAGGGCCCAGTGCCACCCGCGAGTTCAATAGCACTACGGCGCTAACACCAGGGCAGTGGAGTCATGTGCTGATTCGCCATGCTCCGGGCGACCAACGCATCTATATCAACGGCAATCTGGCAGGCCAAGCCAGCTTTACTGGCACGCCACTGGCCAATACCGACCCTCTACAGTTGGGGGCAGACCAAAGTACGGCCGGGCGTTACTTCAACGGTGAGCTGGATGAGCTGCGCATTTATAACAGTGCCTTGTCGTCGGCGGCTATTTCGGCGCTGGTAGCCGAGCGGCATCCGTGCGAGCTGGCGCTGCAATGCTTCAGTGACGATTTTGGGCGTGCCGGCTTGGGCGATGACTGGGCCGTGGCTAGCCGAGGCAGTACAGCCTTTACGCCGGTTATCAACGGCGGTCGCATGCGTTTGACCAGTAACCAGGGCAATGTGGCCACCTCATCCACCCTGCAGCGCTTGTTCCCGGCTGCCGGTAACTTTATCCAGGTTCAGTTCCGGCATTACGCCTACAACGGCAGCGGCGCGGATGGGGTGGCGGTGGTTCTCTCGGATGCGACCATTACCCCGCAACCCGGTGCCTTTGGCGGGCCGCTGGGCTATGGCACCAAAGGGACTGCTGCTACCACGGGCTTTGCGGGTGGCTGGCTGGGAGTCGGGGTTGATGAGTATGGCAACTTCTCCACTGAGGGTGGCCCGGGTGGCCCGGGGCGGCGTCTCGACTCGGTTGCGGTGCGTGGTTCCGGCTCAGGCACAACAGGTTATCGCTATATCGCCGGCACCCCTGCCAACCTCAGCCCGGGAATCGATAGCGCCGGCAGTACCACGCCTGCGCCCGGTCACCTTTACCGCATTACTGTGGATGGGCGGTTTACCGGCGCGGCGCGGCTGACGGTTGAGCGCGATAGCGGCGCCGGATTCGTTGTGCTGCCCAACCTGGATAGCATCAATGTGCTGACGGCGGCCGGGCAGGCGTCGCTGCCGGAAGATCTCTATCTGTCGCTGACCGGCTCTACTGGCGGTTCGACCAATATCCACGAGTTGGACGACCTGCAGGTCTGTGCAATCAATATCAAGCCGATTGCCGAGCAGGTCGATCACTTCGACTTCACCTATACCTCTCCAGGGCTGACCTGCAGTCCGCAGCAGGTGATTGTGCGAGCCTGCTTGAACAGTGATTGTTCGCAGCTCTATAGCGACCCTGTCAGCCTGACGTTGGCCCCTACCACAGGCTGGACTGCGCAGGCGCCGGCAAGTCTGAGTAACGGTAACTTGCTCAGTTTCTCTGGCGGCAGCGCCGTATTGCAGTTGCGGGGCAATACGGTAGGGGCGCGCACGCTCGGCGTTACAGCCTCGCAGCCGACAGCTAAGCCCAACAGTCAAACCACGTGCAGCACGGCAAATTGCCAAATCATTTTTGCGGACAGCGGCTTTCTGTTTGATGTGCCCAATCTGCTGGCCAATAAAGAGTCGGCGGATATCCAACTGCGCGCGGTGCGAAAGGACAACAGTACGCAGCTTTGCGTGCCCGCCTTCGAAGCCGGTACACGGCGTGTACAGTTCTGGTCTGGCTACAGCGACCCAGTTACGGGCACGCGGCCGGTCCAGGTCAATGGCACTGATGTGGCAGGCAGCACACCGGGCACCGGGCTTGACCTGACCTTCGGTCCGGGTGCACAGGCCACTGTGCGTGTGCGTTATACCGATGCCGGCATGATGACTCTCAACGCCAGGTACGCGCCGACGACGGGCGAAGAAGCGGGGTTGGTCATGACCGGAGTCGATCAGTTCGTCAGCAAACCCTATGGCTTGTTACTGCAGACCGATGGCGTGTGCAGCAGCGCAGATATCAGTTGCCCGGTGTTCCCCGGTGGTGTGCGTGCGGGTGACCCGTTCCAGTTGCGTATTGCTGCCGTGGGCTGGCAAAGCGATGGCGAACCACTTACCGCTGAGGCGTTGGTGGATAACTTGGTGACGCCCAATTTCCGCCTCGGCAATATCGCCCTGAGCAGCGCAGTAGTCGCCCCATCTGGCGCTGACAATGGCAGTGTGAGCCCGCCAGCGTATAGCCATGTGCTGGGGCCGCGGACTGATGTCGGCGCTGCGGTGTCCGAGGTGGGGGTATTTCGCTTGAGTGCTGCGCCGCAGGCTAGCTATTTCGGTGAAGCGGTCAGTGGTGGCAGCAGTGAGCTGACCGGACGCTTTATCCCGGCCTACCTGCAAGCTGTGGGCACTGCCAGCCTGACACCCAGTTGTGGCAGTTTCAGCTATCAGGGCCAGCCGATGAGCTTTGCCCCAAACCGTGAGCCGGTGCTGACCATCAGCGGGCGCAATCGCCAGGGTGGGGTTACCCGCAACTATGATCGGGAGGTGTTCTGGCGCCTTAATCCTCCGACCAGTGGGGTTTACAGTTCGACTCTAGGCAATGCCCTGGATACGCGCTTGCAGGTGCTGGACAGTGAGTCGGTGTCGGTGTCGGTTGCCGGTGCGGATAATGGCGATGGACTGCGAGAGTATCGCTACAGCGGTGAGCGTCTGAGTTATGTGCCGGCGATAGCGCCTGAGGCGATCGATCTACCCTTTATGGCGCGGCTCAATCAACGTTTCAGTGCCGCCAGCCTGAGCGACGCCGACGGTGCCTGCCATGGTGGTGGCACAGGCTGTACTGACTTTGCCTACGACTTTACCGACGAACCGGGTAGTGAAGTGCGTCTGGGCCGCCTGCATATCGGCAATGCCCATGGCTCCGAGTTACAGGCGCTCAGCCTGCCGGTCAACGTACAAAGTTGGCAGAACACTGCTGCGGGCAATGCTTTTATGAGCGAAGGACTGGACAACTGCAGCGCAGCCCAGCTCGGTGCAGCGACCCTGACAGACCATAGTGGCAACTTGGCAGTGGGTGACACTACTGCCAGCTTGAGTGGGCCGCTGGCGGGTGTGGGGGTGCTCAACCTGACTGCACCGGGTGCTGGCAACGATGGTTCGGTTCGGGCCAGTTTTCTGCCGGCACTGCCTCCGACCTGGCTCTACTACGATTGGCAGGGCAATGGCCGGGAAATGGCCAGAGGCCTAGCCACCTTCGGCATTTACCAGGGTTCACCGCCACTGATCTTTCGCCGCGAGTTGTATCGCTGA
- a CDS encoding type II secretion system protein has translation MKLQRGMTLVELVITIVVIGITAAALYSAMAAITGRSADPLLRQQSLSIAEAYLEEILLQAYLDPSSGTVCPSAPASRIQFDNVCDYAGLDDAGARNAQGNAIAALVGYRVQVAITPRALDGLAASDVLHVEVSVRDPGGQVLRLDGYRARY, from the coding sequence ATGAAGCTGCAGCGCGGCATGACCCTGGTCGAGCTGGTGATCACCATTGTGGTCATCGGCATCACCGCCGCTGCACTGTACAGCGCCATGGCAGCGATTACCGGCCGTTCGGCCGATCCATTGCTGCGTCAGCAGAGCCTTTCGATAGCCGAAGCCTATCTCGAGGAAATCTTGCTGCAGGCCTATCTCGATCCTTCCAGTGGAACGGTCTGCCCGTCGGCGCCGGCGAGCCGTATCCAGTTCGACAATGTCTGTGATTACGCCGGCCTCGACGATGCCGGGGCGCGCAATGCTCAGGGTAATGCCATCGCAGCGTTAGTCGGTTATCGGGTGCAGGTCGCGATTACGCCACGGGCACTTGACGGGCTGGCCGCCAGCGATGTGCTGCATGTTGAGGTCAGTGTCCGTGATCCGGGCGGCCAGGTTTTGCGCCTGGATGGCTACAGGGCACGTTACTGA
- a CDS encoding DUF4124 domain-containing protein, whose protein sequence is MRNLLFCGLMLLALPAFAQVYTYIDAEGNRVFTDKPRSGDAERVELAPSNSMPTIQTQTVPVIEAPPEPSQRYSLLRILVPQPDATIRDSAGNLIVSVNSEPKLFPQHSYRLLLDGVQVGEVGTSPVFPLENIDRGTHQLAVEIIDQQGRIIERTPTQPFHMLRISLAQKRMVNPCKKADYGVRPECPLKDKPPEKKDIPFVPFI, encoded by the coding sequence ATGCGCAATCTGCTGTTCTGCGGCCTGATGCTGCTCGCTCTGCCTGCCTTCGCGCAGGTCTACACCTATATAGACGCCGAAGGGAATCGCGTCTTCACCGACAAGCCCCGCTCGGGCGATGCCGAACGCGTCGAGCTGGCACCCAGCAACTCGATGCCAACCATTCAGACGCAAACGGTGCCCGTAATTGAAGCGCCACCCGAACCCAGCCAGCGCTACAGCCTGCTGCGGATTCTGGTGCCACAGCCCGATGCGACCATCCGTGACAGCGCCGGCAACCTGATTGTCAGCGTCAACAGCGAACCAAAACTTTTTCCCCAGCACAGTTATCGCCTGCTGCTGGACGGTGTACAGGTTGGCGAAGTGGGCACTAGCCCGGTATTCCCGCTGGAGAATATCGACCGCGGCACCCACCAACTGGCGGTGGAAATCATCGACCAGCAGGGTCGTATCATCGAACGCACCCCTACTCAGCCGTTCCACATGCTGCGCATTTCCCTGGCGCAGAAGCGCATGGTCAATCCCTGCAAGAAGGCCGATTACGGCGTACGCCCGGAGTGCCCGCTCAAGGACAAACCACCAGAAAAGAAAGACATTCCCTTCGTTCCATTTATCTAA
- a CDS encoding type II secretion system protein, whose translation MKKQQSGFTLIELIMVIVILGILAAFALPRFADLGSDARIATLNGALGAVRSASAISHSASLAQPTAAPGAGAGACLALGSAACVDLEGLAITMANGYPTADAAGIFAASQLSAEFDTTGGGAAALAIRLRGAPTPADCSFTYTAAPANGAPVIGNPVTTGC comes from the coding sequence ATGAAGAAGCAACAAAGCGGTTTTACCCTGATCGAGCTGATTATGGTGATTGTGATCCTGGGCATTCTGGCGGCGTTTGCGTTGCCGAGATTTGCGGATTTGGGGTCTGATGCCCGAATTGCAACTCTTAATGGCGCCCTTGGTGCTGTGCGTTCAGCCTCAGCCATTTCCCACTCTGCATCACTAGCGCAGCCCACTGCTGCTCCAGGTGCTGGTGCAGGTGCTTGCTTAGCACTTGGTAGTGCCGCATGCGTTGATCTTGAAGGGCTCGCCATTACTATGGCAAATGGGTATCCAACTGCAGATGCAGCGGGCATTTTTGCGGCATCTCAGCTTAGTGCCGAATTTGATACCACCGGTGGTGGAGCTGCTGCTCTGGCGATTCGGCTCAGAGGTGCGCCAACGCCAGCTGACTGCTCGTTTACCTACACGGCTGCCCCAGCCAACGGGGCTCCAGTGATTGGTAATCCGGTAACAACAGGCTGCTAA
- a CDS encoding DUF4124 domain-containing protein: MRPLLICLLLGLALPASAQIYKYTDANGNTVFTDQPPEGQATQNVELPKTNSVSMPVPSLPAATTPDSVDSAAPYSTLQLTGIPDDEAMRANNGTFSVGVDIQPRLANNHRLRLLLDGKPHGQPSNVPRLQISNADRGEHSLAVEVLSGEQSIQQSATATFTVQRVNTSSPALRPPPPKPKPAP, translated from the coding sequence ATGCGCCCTCTACTTATCTGCCTGCTGCTGGGCCTGGCGCTGCCGGCCAGTGCGCAGATCTACAAATACACCGACGCCAATGGCAACACGGTATTCACCGACCAGCCACCGGAAGGCCAGGCGACGCAGAATGTCGAACTGCCGAAAACCAATAGTGTGTCGATGCCAGTACCCAGCCTGCCCGCAGCAACCACCCCCGATTCAGTCGACAGCGCAGCGCCGTACAGCACATTGCAGCTGACCGGCATCCCCGACGATGAGGCCATGCGCGCGAACAACGGCACCTTCAGCGTTGGCGTGGACATTCAGCCGCGCCTGGCCAACAACCATCGCCTGCGCCTGCTACTCGACGGCAAGCCACACGGCCAGCCGAGCAACGTACCGCGCCTGCAGATAAGCAATGCCGACCGTGGCGAGCACAGCCTGGCTGTGGAAGTGCTCAGTGGCGAGCAATCGATCCAGCAAAGCGCCACTGCCACTTTTACCGTGCAGCGGGTCAATACCAGCAGCCCGGCCCTGCGACCACCTCCACCAAAACCCAAGCCAGCCCCCTGA